The Spirosoma sp. SC4-14 DNA window TTAGGGGTTAGTCAGGCTGCTTACAGCAAAAAAGAAACGGGTCGGACCGAGCTAACATTAACTGTTCTTCAACAAGTATCGTCATTGTATAATATCAGCCTAAACGATCTTCTGAGCCTGACCTTACAGGATCTGATGATTACTGCCATAAGCCGACAATAAACGAATACTCCCTAAACAAAGTCTGGTCACCCAGGAAAAGCAGCAGAAGCCATGCCTTCCTGAGTGACCAGACTAGTAGTTGAATACAATAGAAAACGGCTCGTATTACTTATTCTCCTGTATCGTTTTGACGAGCATATTTTCTTCCATATAGCCGATACCGCGCCAACGAGTTTTACCATCTTTCATGAGCAACAGTGTTGGAATTTCGTCGACGCCCAGTTGCTGCGCCAATTGCCGGTTCTGGTCATAGTCGATAGTCACAACGGTCACCTGATCGGCCATGGTTGTTTTCAGTTTTTTGACGGTAGGCAACATCTTAATACAGGGCGCACACCAGGGCGCAAAAAAATCGACCAGCACCAATTTACCGGAAGAGGTCATTCGCTTAAAGTCGTCCATTGTCAGGGCCCCCTTTGGTGCTTCTGCCGCACTATCGATGGGTTTATTGGCAGATGTCCATTTGGCAAAACCGCCCTGCATATCATACACCTCCTTAAAACCGGCATTGGCCAGAATGCCAGCGGCTTTAGCACTGCGGCTCCCGGCCAGGCAATAAACCAAAACGGGTTTCGACGGATCGAGTTTGGCAAGCTGCTGCGTAAACGAGGCATCCCGAACATCAATATTCTGTGCATTGTGTAGATGCCCATTCGCATATTCGCCCGGTGTCCGCACATCGAGCAGTTGTATAGCTGGCATGGCTTTCAATAACGAATCACTCCGGTCGGTAGTGAGCAGAACCGGCGACTGAGCCATAGCCAAAATATGCCAACAAATTAAAAAAGCACTCAGAACCTGTCTCATAGCTATCCCTGAATTTCTAACCAAAACTACAGATTATTACTACGCAATCGACTGCTTACGGCGAGTTTTTGCGGAATGGCTAAACTGAAAACATCAATAATGAGTTTGACGTATGAAGCAGAAAGCTCCTGCTTCATACGTCAAACTCTATTGATTAGCGACTTAATTAAGAATTACATTGACGAAGCTATCTGCCAGTTTCTATCAATCGCACGACACCCTTACGCTGGCCCAATTGCTACTGGGCTGTGAGCTTGTTCATACAACCGCAGAAGGAACAACGGCCGGAATCATTGTTGAAACTGAAGGCTACCTCACCGATGACCCCGCCTGCCATGCCTACCGTCGGCAAACGGTTCGCAATGCGGCCATGTTTGGACCAGCCGGAACGTTATATGTATATCAGATTTATAACCATTACAACTGTATCAATGTAGTGACCGGCCCCGAGGGTGTGGGCGAAGCCATACTCATTCGGGCGCTCGAACCAACCGAAGGGCTCGACCTGATGGCCCTCCGCCGGAACGAAGCGTTCCGGACCGGTTTTGCCCGGTATCGCCATAACACCATTGATGCCGAAACGGCCCACGGACAGCAGAATCTGTGCAATGGCCCGGGCAAACTTACCATTGCAATGGGGATCGACCGGAAACAACACAACGGCGCGTCGCTCACCACCAGCGAATTAGTTATCAGAGGCCCGGTTTTGCATGATTTCGATATGGTTACAACCACCCGTATCGGTATCTCGCACGGAGCCGACTTACCCTACCGATATTACATTCAGGGAAACAGGTATGTAAGCAGGAAATAAGCCTGCTTATTCAATGATCTTGAATATACGGTTCCAGCGAATCTTTTGCCAGAACGACGCGGGATTCGCATCGATCGACATCCAGACCAGCACCGCTTTTCCAACAATGTGATCTTCGGGCACAAAACCCCAGAAACGCGAGTCTTCTGAATTGTGCCGGTTATCACCCATCATAAAATAATAGTCTTGCTTAAACGTATAGGAGCTAATAGGCTGTCCGGCCATTTTAACCGTCTCAGGAGTAAGTTCTACGTTTTCGTTCCCTTCGTAACGGTCAATGATCATTCCATACAGCGCAATGGTTTGCTTGTTGATCGGAATGGTCATTCCCTTTTTAGGTACCACCAATGGACCGTAATTATCCCGATTCCACGGATAAGCGGAGCCGCCATAAATGCCGGGCATCAGCTCGCCTGGTTGATCTTTCATCCGTTCGATGCCTTTTACCCAGTCGAACGTCTTGAATTTGGCAATTATATCGGCTGTTGTATTAACGCTATACCCAACCAGTGCCGACGTTTTGGTGGAGTCGTTATATTGTTCGAGCGGTTGCCAGTTGATGAATGGCCCTTCCGGCGACTTAAAATCATTGACTATATCTAACTTCCGGAAAAACCGCTCATCGAGCACTTCGGTGGTTCGGACAAAATAATTGGTTTCGGCTCCGGGCGGTACAGGCATCGGTTTACCGTTCACCAATACCTGCTGCTGACGCACTTCGATTTTATCGCCGGGAATGCCAATGCAGCGTTTTATGAAATTCGTCCGCAAATCGACCGGATAATCGGGTTCTCCTGCCTTAGGTGGCGGGTAGTTAAAAACCACCACATCGCCATTTTTGACGTGCGTAAAACCGGGCAACCGAAACGCCGGTAGCTGAATGGCAGTACTATAGGATGGAATATTGGTGCCCCAGATTTTCTGATGCGTCAGCGGAACCTGCAACGGTGTTCGGGGTGTACGAGTACCGTAGTGTAGCTTACTCACAAACAGGAAATCGCCTACCATGAGGCTGTTCTCCATGGAAGGCGTTGGAATCATAAACGGCTCCATAAACAGCCACCGAATCAGCGTAGCAGCCACTACCGCAAAGAGTATCGAATCGAACCATTCCCGAACGAATGATTTTTTAGGTTTTGCAGGTTTACTGGCAGGTTTTGTCTGGATTTCGGGCATAACGAATCAGTATGGATTCATCGGAACGATTCATTCACCGTCCCATTTCCATAAGTCTGCCGAAAGTAAGCGCCGGCCGTGAAGAACGGAATATATTTTACACTGATGGTCATTCGGCATTGGTTACTGGTAATGAGTCTCTTTCCAACAAAAATAACATAAGCAGCTAATTACCAACCATAAACCGATAGCCGTAAACTGGCAAACTATTCCTCCAGTACCCGAACCAGATCCTCAATTGACCGAATACCGAGCCGATGAGCTTGCTCCCGGCGCATCATCAGGCAATAGCTGTTATTGAAGCCCAGCGGCCGAAGCCAGTTAAGCTGATAGTTCGTCTGAAACTGCTGTTTCACAAACCGATAGACCGAATCCGGCTGCATGGATAGCGTTTGAAGCATTTGAGCCGACGGCTGCAAAATGACGAGTAGCCCTGTTCCCGTATATTCGGGGTAAAAGTCGATAGCGCCGGTTCGCAACGCATCGAAGCAAATTTGCGTGCCGCCCAGACCGGTGCGTGTCGCCACGCGCAGGTGGGTATGCCCTTCGATCAGTTGCCGATACACTTCGGCCAGGATGTATTGCTCCGTGAACACCTTCGACCCCATTACAATGGTTCCATTTCGTTCGCCCGCTGCCGGAACTTTGTATAGTCCAGCCTGTTGCAGAAATTGCCGGGCAACGACTTCCGGTGCTTTTTTTTCATAATCGACCCGATAATTCAGCGCTGTCATGACCGAATCGGTCAGTTTTCCGGCCAGCAGGTCAAACACCGAAGCCAGCGCTGGATAACGATTCAGCGTTGGCTGACGAACAACCGGTGCGGCCGCATAGGGTGGAAACGCATGACGATTATCGTTGAGCACCAGCAAATCGTAGGCTTTAATCCGGCCATCGGTCGAATAGCCACTGATGATATCTACCTGGTTGCGATGAATGGCTTCATACATCAGATTCTGATCGATCAGGCGGGGGCGCAGATGAAGACCGTAGGTTTTCGTTAAACCCGGATAGCCGTCGGCCCGTCCGTAGAATTCATGCGCAAATCCGGCAACCAGTTTATCTTCCCGACCCGGAATCAGATAAAAAGCCGACAGAAACGGAGCCAGGGTCAGAAACGCCAGGGCTCCAATCCGTAACCGCTTACCCGACAGCCGCTGTAGACGAGCCAGCAGCCCATCGAAGCCTATGGCCAGCAATGCCGCCGGAATTGCTCCGGCCAGCATCATATTGACATTACTGAGCGCAATACCACTGAAAATAAACTCGCCTAGTCCACCCGCTGCCACGTAAGCCGCCAGCGTAGCCACACCTACATTGATAACTGTAGCGGTGCGAATTCCCGCAAAAATAACGGGAAGCGCCAGGGGCAGTTCTACTTTCGTCAGGATTTGCCCATCGGTCATCCCAATCCCCATTGCGGCTTCTTTCACCGACGGACTAACTTCCACGATGCCGACATAGGTGTTACGGATAATCGGCAGCAAGGCATATAGAAATAACGCAACCAGTGCCGGTCCTGCCCCAATGCCGAGTAACGGAATCAGAAAGCCCAGTAATGCTACACTAGGTATGGTTTGCAAAACACCGGCTACGCCCAGTACGCTACCCGCCAGCCGAGGGTGCCGTGCAATTCCGATTCCCAGCGGAACGCCGATGATCAGTGCCACCAGCAACGACACAAACGTAAGTCCGATGTGGGTCAGAATTTGTTCCAGTAGTTTATCGGCATGGTCGCGAACAAACGTAAAAAAATCGGTCATTAGTCAGGGAGTAGCGCGGTTAGGTCAGGTTTTCGTCTGCGTTAAATCTCCATAAAATCTTTCACAAAGGCATTGATGGGATGGTGCGTCAGCTCAGACGGGGAGCCGGTTTGAACAATACGACCATTGTTCATAAGCACAATGCGGTCGGCGAGTTCAACGGCTTCGTTCACATCATGCGTTACCAGCACAACGGTTGTTTCTTTCAGTTCATTTAATCCAAACAACTCGCGCCTGACGTGCTTGCGCGTAAATGGGTCCAGGGCTCCAAAAGGTTCGTCCATCAACACAACCGGCGGCTGTGCGGCCAGCGCCCGCGCTACGCCTACCCGCTGTCGTTGTCCACCGCTCAGTTCAGACGGATAACGGCTTAACAGCGTTTTGGGTAATTGAAGTTTATCGATTAGTTCGTAGGTACGTTGTTCGATCTGGCTGGTTTGCCAGCCCAGCAGTTTCGGAACGGATGCAATGGCTTCCGCTACGGTATAATGGGGAAACAACCCGCCATCCTGAATAACA harbors:
- a CDS encoding helix-turn-helix transcriptional regulator, translated to MNPIATKIRKLREIHGYPQEYVAFQLGVSQAAYSKKETGRTELTLTVLQQVSSLYNISLNDLLSLTLQDLMITAISRQ
- a CDS encoding thioredoxin domain-containing protein; translated protein: MRQVLSAFLICWHILAMAQSPVLLTTDRSDSLLKAMPAIQLLDVRTPGEYANGHLHNAQNIDVRDASFTQQLAKLDPSKPVLVYCLAGSRSAKAAGILANAGFKEVYDMQGGFAKWTSANKPIDSAAEAPKGALTMDDFKRMTSSGKLVLVDFFAPWCAPCIKMLPTVKKLKTTMADQVTVVTIDYDQNRQLAQQLGVDEIPTLLLMKDGKTRWRGIGYMEENMLVKTIQENK
- a CDS encoding DNA-3-methyladenine glycosylase, giving the protein MTKLSASFYQSHDTLTLAQLLLGCELVHTTAEGTTAGIIVETEGYLTDDPACHAYRRQTVRNAAMFGPAGTLYVYQIYNHYNCINVVTGPEGVGEAILIRALEPTEGLDLMALRRNEAFRTGFARYRHNTIDAETAHGQQNLCNGPGKLTIAMGIDRKQHNGASLTTSELVIRGPVLHDFDMVTTTRIGISHGADLPYRYYIQGNRYVSRK
- the lepB gene encoding signal peptidase I, whose translation is MPEIQTKPASKPAKPKKSFVREWFDSILFAVVAATLIRWLFMEPFMIPTPSMENSLMVGDFLFVSKLHYGTRTPRTPLQVPLTHQKIWGTNIPSYSTAIQLPAFRLPGFTHVKNGDVVVFNYPPPKAGEPDYPVDLRTNFIKRCIGIPGDKIEVRQQQVLVNGKPMPVPPGAETNYFVRTTEVLDERFFRKLDIVNDFKSPEGPFINWQPLEQYNDSTKTSALVGYSVNTTADIIAKFKTFDWVKGIERMKDQPGELMPGIYGGSAYPWNRDNYGPLVVPKKGMTIPINKQTIALYGMIIDRYEGNENVELTPETVKMAGQPISSYTFKQDYYFMMGDNRHNSEDSRFWGFVPEDHIVGKAVLVWMSIDANPASFWQKIRWNRIFKIIE
- a CDS encoding ABC transporter permease/substrate-binding protein, which produces MTDFFTFVRDHADKLLEQILTHIGLTFVSLLVALIIGVPLGIGIARHPRLAGSVLGVAGVLQTIPSVALLGFLIPLLGIGAGPALVALFLYALLPIIRNTYVGIVEVSPSVKEAAMGIGMTDGQILTKVELPLALPVIFAGIRTATVINVGVATLAAYVAAGGLGEFIFSGIALSNVNMMLAGAIPAALLAIGFDGLLARLQRLSGKRLRIGALAFLTLAPFLSAFYLIPGREDKLVAGFAHEFYGRADGYPGLTKTYGLHLRPRLIDQNLMYEAIHRNQVDIISGYSTDGRIKAYDLLVLNDNRHAFPPYAAAPVVRQPTLNRYPALASVFDLLAGKLTDSVMTALNYRVDYEKKAPEVVARQFLQQAGLYKVPAAGERNGTIVMGSKVFTEQYILAEVYRQLIEGHTHLRVATRTGLGGTQICFDALRTGAIDFYPEYTGTGLLVILQPSAQMLQTLSMQPDSVYRFVKQQFQTNYQLNWLRPLGFNNSYCLMMRREQAHRLGIRSIEDLVRVLEE
- a CDS encoding ABC transporter ATP-binding protein encodes the protein MIDVRNLTKTFASHTAVDGVSLTVGRGETLVLLGTSGSGKTTTLKMINRLIEPTSGSIRVDGIDIQQQSAPELRRRIGYVIQDGGLFPHYTVAEAIASVPKLLGWQTSQIEQRTYELIDKLQLPKTLLSRYPSELSGGQRQRVGVARALAAQPPVVLMDEPFGALDPFTRKHVRRELFGLNELKETTVVLVTHDVNEAVELADRIVLMNNGRIVQTGSPSELTHHPINAFVKDFMEI